A section of the Methanosphaera cuniculi genome encodes:
- a CDS encoding glycosyltransferase family 2 protein: MDLSILIINYKTYELTHQTIQSVIDTVENIDYEVIIVDNNSEDGSLEQLIYDFKDYSNIKFIHNSANDGFAKANNIAFKNSKGKYILLLNSDVIVDKGTINETLNYLKTHKDVGAVGPHVRLPDGSLDKACRRSFPTPIVSFYKMTGLSKIFPNSPRFNKYNLSYMDEHEIYPVDCLVGAYMLMPRCVYESTGGLDEDYFMYGEDIDLCYKIKQEGYKIIYYGKTTITHFKGASGKNRRLLYEFHNSMRIFYDKHYKDEYNFITNNFIYMGIYASYYLKLLLSYLR; encoded by the coding sequence ATGGATCTATCAATTTTAATCATAAATTATAAAACATATGAACTTACACATCAAACTATACAATCTGTAATAGATACAGTTGAAAATATTGACTATGAAGTAATTATAGTTGATAACAACTCAGAAGATGGAAGTTTAGAACAATTAATTTATGATTTTAAAGATTATAGTAATATAAAATTTATTCATAATTCTGCAAATGATGGATTTGCAAAAGCTAATAATATTGCATTTAAAAACTCTAAAGGAAAATATATTCTTCTTTTAAATAGTGATGTAATAGTAGATAAAGGTACAATTAATGAAACATTAAATTACCTAAAAACACACAAAGATGTAGGAGCTGTAGGTCCTCATGTAAGACTACCTGATGGATCACTTGATAAAGCATGCAGACGATCATTTCCAACACCAATTGTATCATTTTATAAAATGACAGGATTATCTAAGATATTTCCAAATAGTCCTCGTTTTAACAAATATAATCTATCATACATGGATGAACATGAAATATATCCTGTTGATTGTCTTGTTGGTGCATATATGTTAATGCCTAGATGTGTATATGAATCTACAGGCGGTCTTGATGAGGATTATTTCATGTATGGTGAGGATATTGACTTATGTTATAAAATAAAACAAGAAGGATATAAAATAATTTACTATGGAAAAACCACGATAACACACTTTAAAGGTGCAAGTGGAAAAAATAGACGTTTGTTATATGAGTTTCATAATTCAATGAGGATATTTTATGATAAACATTACAAAGATGAATATAACTTCATTACAAATAACTTCATCTACATGGGAATTTATGCTTCATATTATCTTAAACTGCTTTTAAGCTATCTAAGATAA
- a CDS encoding DUF4012 domain-containing protein, whose protein sequence is MVSKKKIAVLVLIAIIVVIGVYFLLTYQQSKESFSGEHNILVLCTDPSENRPGVGAVDMAFVVNVNDGQIGNVTPVYPGGLAHPSLTPTADMQAEGLHEWYLHDSLWSDDLENGTKIAQEIVEYHTNMSTDMVVVVTPTAIDAMLNAVGPVTSNGQEVSNVSSIDFLREDQSNHGATRGDAIENLAQGIIDAANKNDKKSELIKVGIEQYTQGNIKAVPSDKVAQFISYEGMNSLIN, encoded by the coding sequence ATGGTTTCAAAAAAGAAAATAGCAGTTCTTGTACTTATTGCAATAATTGTTGTTATTGGAGTTTATTTTCTTCTAACCTACCAGCAAAGTAAAGAATCCTTCTCTGGTGAACATAATATTTTAGTATTATGTACAGATCCATCAGAAAACAGACCAGGAGTTGGTGCTGTGGATATGGCATTTGTTGTTAATGTTAATGATGGTCAAATTGGAAATGTAACACCTGTATATCCAGGTGGTCTTGCTCATCCATCTTTAACGCCAACAGCAGATATGCAAGCTGAAGGTTTACATGAGTGGTATTTACATGACTCTTTATGGAGTGATGATCTTGAAAATGGTACTAAGATAGCTCAGGAAATTGTAGAATATCATACAAATATGTCTACTGACATGGTTGTTGTTGTTACACCAACAGCAATTGATGCAATGCTTAATGCAGTAGGTCCTGTTACATCAAATGGACAGGAAGTATCAAATGTTAGTTCTATAGATTTCTTACGTGAGGATCAATCAAATCATGGTGCTACACGTGGAGATGCTATTGAAAATCTTGCTCAAGGTATTATAGATGCTGCTAATAAGAATGATAAAAAATCAGAATTAATAAAAGTAGGAATTGAACAATATACTCAAGGAAATATTAAAGCTGTACCTAGTGATAAGGTTGCACAATTTATCTCCTATGAAGGTATGAACAGTCTTATAAACTAA
- a CDS encoding UDP-glucose dehydrogenase family protein, whose translation MNITIIGSGYVGLVTGACFSEMGNEVYCVDVIDEKIESLKQGIIPIYEPGLEELVKTNYQNGNLHFTTNLKEALDNSEICFIAVGTPMGEDGSADLQYVEAVACEIGESITHDMIVVDKSTVPVGTADKVDKIINEELKKRGEDYKVVVVSNPEFLKEGTAVMDFMRPERVIVGTDDADTIEYMKNLYEPFTKNHERMILMDVHSAEMTKYASNSMLANRISFMNEIANICDEVGADVDQVRKGMGSDSRIGHSFLYPGCGYGGSCFPKDVTALIKTATDHGYDAKLLKSVEAVNNEQKYYLVNKIKNILGDDLSGKTFAIWGLAFKPETDDMREASSIIIIRELLNAGAKVNVYDPKAMTSAREFYLKDMDINYCDNKYEALDGADAMVLVTEWKEFRSPNFNYMKELLNNNLIFDGRNQYNTNFLEKNGFEYHAVGK comes from the coding sequence ATGAACATTACAATAATTGGATCAGGATACGTTGGACTTGTAACAGGAGCATGCTTCTCTGAAATGGGAAATGAAGTATACTGTGTAGATGTGATTGATGAAAAAATAGAATCATTAAAACAGGGAATAATACCAATATATGAACCAGGACTTGAAGAACTAGTAAAAACAAACTATCAAAATGGAAATCTTCATTTTACAACAAACCTCAAAGAAGCACTAGATAACTCAGAAATATGCTTTATTGCAGTAGGAACACCAATGGGTGAAGATGGAAGTGCAGACTTACAATATGTAGAAGCTGTAGCATGTGAAATTGGTGAATCAATAACACATGATATGATAGTTGTGGATAAATCCACAGTACCTGTTGGAACTGCTGATAAAGTTGATAAAATAATCAATGAAGAACTTAAAAAACGTGGAGAAGACTATAAAGTTGTGGTAGTATCAAATCCAGAATTTTTAAAAGAAGGAACAGCAGTAATGGACTTTATGAGACCAGAACGTGTAATTGTTGGAACAGATGATGCTGATACAATAGAATACATGAAAAACTTATATGAACCATTTACAAAAAATCATGAAAGAATGATACTAATGGATGTACATAGTGCTGAGATGACCAAGTATGCATCAAATTCAATGCTTGCAAATCGTATATCATTTATGAATGAAATAGCAAATATCTGTGATGAAGTAGGAGCTGATGTAGATCAAGTACGAAAAGGAATGGGTAGTGATTCAAGAATAGGACATAGCTTCTTATATCCTGGATGTGGATATGGTGGAAGTTGTTTCCCAAAAGATGTTACAGCACTAATAAAAACAGCAACAGATCATGGCTATGATGCAAAACTACTTAAAAGTGTAGAAGCAGTTAATAATGAACAAAAATACTACCTGGTAAATAAGATAAAAAACATACTAGGTGATGATTTATCAGGAAAAACATTTGCAATATGGGGACTTGCATTTAAACCTGAAACTGATGATATGAGAGAAGCATCATCAATTATAATAATAAGAGAACTACTTAATGCAGGTGCTAAAGTAAATGTATATGATCCTAAAGCTATGACATCAGCACGTGAATTTTATCTTAAAGATATGGATATAAATTATTGTGATAATAAGTATGAAGCATTAGATGGTGCTGATGCAATGGTTCTAGTAACAGAATGGAAGGAATTTAGAAGTCCAAACTTCAACTACATGAAAGAATTATTAAATAACAATCTTATATTTGATGGACGAAATCAGTATAATACAAACTTCCTTGAAAAAAATGGTTTTGAGTATCATGCTGTAGGAAAATAA
- a CDS encoding ABC transporter permease produces the protein MNMVKEIIHDLKNYRSLLSELIRRDIKIKYRRSVLGIFWSFLDPLLSMIVLTIVFSTLFHRIPNYPIYYLTGLLAFQLFSNGSKTAMRSLVGSSGIWKTIYVPKFLYVLSAVLSNFVTYLLSLVVLFVIMAILNVQFTIYIVFASLPILALIIMTVGAGLIMGTLNVFFRDMEYLYNVFMMILMYGMPIFYPADIVPASFQFIQQYNPLYQLIVCLRDCFLYGQMYSLSTLLFGFISAIILLIIGILLLYKYQDRFVLYV, from the coding sequence ATGAATATGGTAAAAGAGATAATTCACGATCTGAAGAATTATAGATCCTTATTAAGTGAATTAATAAGACGTGATATTAAGATTAAATATCGAAGATCTGTTCTTGGAATTTTTTGGAGTTTTCTAGATCCTTTATTATCTATGATAGTTTTAACAATAGTATTTTCAACATTGTTTCATCGTATTCCTAACTATCCTATTTACTATCTTACCGGACTTCTTGCTTTCCAACTATTTTCTAATGGTTCAAAGACTGCTATGAGATCCCTTGTTGGTTCATCGGGTATTTGGAAAACTATTTATGTTCCTAAATTTTTATATGTACTCTCAGCGGTATTGTCAAACTTTGTTACATATCTACTTTCATTAGTAGTTTTATTTGTAATAATGGCAATTTTAAATGTGCAATTTACAATTTATATTGTATTTGCAAGTTTACCAATTCTTGCACTTATTATTATGACAGTTGGTGCAGGACTGATTATGGGAACATTAAATGTGTTCTTCCGTGATATGGAATATTTATACAATGTATTTATGATGATATTAATGTATGGTATGCCTATATTTTATCCAGCAGATATTGTGCCAGCATCATTCCAGTTCATTCAACAGTACAATCCATTATACCAACTTATTGTATGTTTAAGGGATTGTTTCTTATATGGACAAATGTATAGCTTATCAACTCTTCTATTTGGATTTATTAGTGCTATTATACTTCTTATTATTGGTATATTATTACTCTACAAATACCAAGATAGATTTGTATTATACGTATAA
- a CDS encoding ABC transporter ATP-binding protein: MDDEVVIDVQHVGMEFNLNQEKTDNLKEYIIKAIKKELRFQSFWALKDISFQVKKGEKIGFIGLNGAGKSTLLKIIAQVMKPTKGSVKVKGSLAPLLALGAGFDLNYTGAENIFLNGSLLGHSKSYMNKKFDEIVEFSEIGEFIDVPVKNYSSGMKSRLAFSIATSVDPDILILDEVLSVGDASFQQKSKERMRNIMRGDTSLLFVSHSVEQVRDLCDKAIWLDHGNIVNTGEVNEICDQYLEFVHRK, from the coding sequence ATGGATGATGAGGTAGTAATTGATGTACAACATGTAGGTATGGAGTTTAATCTTAACCAAGAAAAAACAGACAATTTAAAAGAATATATTATTAAAGCTATTAAAAAAGAATTACGTTTTCAGTCATTCTGGGCTTTAAAAGATATTTCCTTCCAAGTTAAGAAAGGTGAAAAGATTGGATTCATAGGATTAAATGGTGCTGGTAAAAGTACACTACTTAAAATAATAGCACAAGTTATGAAGCCAACAAAGGGTTCTGTTAAAGTTAAAGGTAGTCTTGCACCACTTCTTGCACTTGGTGCAGGTTTTGATTTAAACTATACTGGTGCTGAAAATATCTTTCTTAATGGATCTTTACTAGGACATTCAAAATCATACATGAATAAGAAGTTTGATGAAATTGTTGAATTTTCAGAAATTGGAGAATTTATAGATGTGCCTGTTAAGAATTATTCATCAGGTATGAAATCACGTCTTGCATTTTCAATAGCAACATCAGTAGATCCTGATATACTTATTCTTGATGAAGTATTATCAGTAGGAGATGCATCATTCCAACAAAAATCAAAAGAAAGAATGCGTAATATTATGCGTGGTGACACATCACTACTATTTGTATCACACTCAGTAGAACAGGTACGTGATCTTTGTGATAAAGCAATATGGCTTGATCATGGAAATATTGTAAATACAGGAGAAGTTAACGAAATTTGTGATCAATATTTAGAGTTTGTACATCGAAAATAG
- a CDS encoding DUF1616 domain-containing protein, with protein MYYIKNIFKGEESNISKQPSKYMTVISLIALLPLIILLILNNIPQYIIIPLFTLEFLLIGITATCLIYPLLTFRQIIRKALLIIAFGIIFSLISLITTIYLLKTRIVNIALVISTMTIVLSALAVYRQDRAIRQAHGETLDIIQRSIYTIIILSIISIVGIFIPPFNKLPLWAGLCLPFVVFLPGYYVINSIIPQMDELTFLERAVCAIIISTTLTSIIGIIIMQVEGTLNTIHLTLAIIILTIIILIYYVSKIKKVDDDNRFYYKKANTALIIVTIIALFGVIISGVYVQDQIINQGNTTFEVNGINKTAGDNGYVNFTSDEEVKITLNLTNHQYENKNYTVQVQIINDTTNRTFAQENITIKDGESKIIPVDLTMSAGQKDIQFILYENNKPYIIRHLYANVTDNSVDETSTYTDETYTEE; from the coding sequence ATGTATTATATAAAAAACATATTCAAAGGGGAGGAGAGTAATATATCAAAACAACCATCAAAATATATGACCGTCATTTCATTAATAGCATTGTTACCTCTTATTATACTACTTATACTTAACAATATTCCACAATACATCATAATACCACTATTTACACTAGAATTTCTACTTATTGGAATTACAGCAACATGCCTAATATATCCACTACTAACATTTCGTCAAATTATCAGAAAAGCACTACTTATTATAGCATTTGGTATTATTTTCTCATTAATAAGTCTTATAACAACAATTTATCTACTTAAAACAAGAATAGTAAATATAGCACTTGTAATATCTACAATGACAATAGTACTCTCAGCACTAGCAGTATATAGACAAGATAGAGCAATAAGACAAGCACATGGAGAAACACTTGATATTATACAAAGAAGTATTTATACAATTATCATTCTAAGTATTATCTCAATAGTTGGAATATTCATACCACCATTTAACAAATTACCACTATGGGCAGGACTATGTTTACCATTTGTAGTATTCCTACCAGGATACTATGTGATAAACTCAATCATACCACAAATGGATGAATTAACATTCCTAGAACGTGCAGTATGTGCAATAATAATAAGTACAACACTCACATCAATAATTGGAATTATAATAATGCAAGTAGAAGGAACACTAAATACTATCCATTTAACACTTGCAATAATAATACTAACAATAATAATACTAATATACTATGTATCAAAAATTAAAAAAGTTGACGATGATAATAGATTCTACTACAAAAAAGCAAACACAGCACTAATAATAGTAACTATTATAGCATTATTTGGAGTAATAATAAGTGGAGTATATGTACAAGATCAAATAATAAACCAAGGAAACACTACATTTGAAGTAAATGGAATTAACAAAACTGCAGGTGATAATGGATATGTAAACTTCACATCAGATGAAGAAGTAAAAATAACATTAAACCTAACAAACCATCAATATGAAAACAAAAACTACACAGTACAAGTACAAATAATAAATGACACAACAAACCGGACATTTGCACAAGAAAATATAACAATAAAAGATGGAGAATCAAAGATAATTCCAGTAGATCTTACAATGAGTGCAGGTCAAAAGGATATACAATTCATATTATATGAAAATAACAAACCATACATCATACGACACTTATATGCAAATGTAACAGATAACTCAGTAGATGAAACATCAACCTATACAGATGAAACATATACAGAAGAATAA
- a CDS encoding undecaprenyl-phosphate glucose phosphotransferase: MIRENQQLFNLLNIVFDVVVLLISVSIICSFSIPSLSFHSFNLSNKIPLEFFIYLIPSYLFLYYELKLYRPQRTNKSIFSESSKILEVNFIEYLFLSVLSTFGIIDISADFLILFLIINSILATIERALVRLILRYMRSHNFNIKYILVVGAGQYGRHFVETIKKNPYLGYKVIGFLDDNVEGTVSEIKVLGKLNDLEDILESHIVDRVVVSIAPHHYKKFGEVTFICEKMGVRVDIIPDYYRYITSHPSIELIDNIPLISVRYLPLDISYNNYIKRIFDIVFVTVVSIIISPILILVAVGIKLTSPGPIIYKQERVGRDGEVFEMYKFRSMYVNDEETTHENIHWTRKDDPRITPIGRIIRKFSIDELPQFYNILKGDMSLIGPRPERPYLVNKFRESVPKYMIKHHVRPGMTGWAQIHGYRGNTSIVKRIQHDIYYVENWSVMIDVKIFIKTLGLLLTDKNAY, encoded by the coding sequence ATGATTCGTGAAAATCAGCAATTATTTAATCTTTTAAATATAGTATTTGATGTTGTTGTATTGCTAATTTCAGTTTCCATTATATGTTCTTTTTCAATACCAAGTCTTAGTTTTCATTCATTTAACTTATCAAATAAAATACCATTAGAGTTTTTTATTTACTTAATACCAAGTTATTTATTTTTATATTATGAATTGAAACTTTACAGACCTCAACGAACAAATAAAAGTATTTTTTCAGAATCATCAAAGATTTTAGAAGTAAACTTTATAGAATATCTATTTTTATCAGTTTTAAGCACTTTTGGAATAATAGATATTTCAGCAGATTTTCTAATACTATTTCTAATAATAAACAGTATTCTAGCAACAATAGAAAGAGCATTAGTACGTCTTATTTTACGTTATATGCGTTCTCATAACTTTAATATAAAATATATTCTTGTTGTAGGAGCAGGTCAGTATGGACGTCATTTTGTTGAAACTATAAAGAAAAATCCATATCTTGGATATAAAGTAATAGGATTTCTAGATGATAATGTAGAAGGAACAGTTTCAGAAATAAAAGTACTTGGAAAACTTAATGATTTAGAGGATATTCTTGAATCTCATATTGTTGATCGTGTAGTTGTAAGTATTGCACCACATCATTATAAGAAATTTGGAGAAGTTACATTTATATGTGAAAAGATGGGAGTTCGAGTTGATATAATACCAGATTATTACCGGTATATTACATCTCATCCAAGTATTGAGTTAATAGATAATATTCCACTTATTAGTGTACGATATCTTCCTCTTGATATATCATATAATAATTATATTAAAAGAATATTTGATATTGTATTTGTAACTGTGGTATCAATTATAATATCACCAATTTTAATACTTGTAGCTGTAGGAATAAAACTTACATCTCCAGGTCCTATAATTTATAAACAAGAACGTGTAGGACGTGATGGTGAAGTATTTGAGATGTATAAATTCCGTAGTATGTATGTAAATGATGAGGAGACTACTCATGAAAACATTCACTGGACTCGTAAAGATGATCCACGTATCACACCAATTGGACGTATTATCAGAAAATTCAGTATTGATGAACTTCCACAGTTTTATAATATACTAAAAGGTGATATGAGTCTTATTGGTCCAAGACCTGAACGACCATATCTTGTAAATAAATTCCGTGAATCAGTACCAAAATACATGATAAAACATCATGTACGTCCAGGAATGACAGGATGGGCTCAAATTCATGGATATCGTGGAAATACATCGATTGTTAAACGAATACAACATGATATCTACTATGTTGAAAACTGGTCTGTTATGATAGATGTTAAAATATTTATTAAAACACTAGGATTATTATTAACTGATAAAAATGCTTACTAG
- a CDS encoding glycosyltransferase family protein, with protein MKITEKIKNNKNINKIRILKNSLEDYKDIQQEIRQKNKQTSEKTKLSEKSKKQIRKQIQQQSQQIHESTYQKLNPLISIIINTTDNIENLLMHIQSQTYQNIELIILNTTNNDLDYESDYTIVEYTDDTLINMLNEAICSACGEYILFLDSNTRFDQYFLENLINNISTREKTALSSVCIIDDETYQIHSNGISFKKIDNTITPVYTNNRKDINFKNQTTTQIIAPSSKCFIARKDILSKFLFNEKYDNLEIATVDLALRLFKENFTCYNIEFIKIFIKNTTNKIQDNSYFNNLWKNELHKWFYHDKIYADKIFSKTPLTIAFVVTQSDKNTTAGDFFTAKTLADSLEEFGWNIIYLSQNPSDNQNNWYFVSEDVDVIISLLDRYDISKIQSDNNYLKIAWIRNWFERWTQMPYFKNYDVILTSSMKSYEYIKQTTGCNAIFYPLATDPHMFNKNIKPKDEYVCDYCFTGSFWNYEREIINCLNPDNLDYKFNLYGLNWQLNDKLKKYHKGFISYDLMPDVYASTSIVIDDANHVTVKYGSVNSRVFDAIVMGKLIITNGTLGNMELFNGLLPEYHNEEQLTDQINYYMKNPQKREKLVQKLQKIVLENHTYHLRAESLFKIIKDYYL; from the coding sequence ATGAAAATAACTGAAAAAATAAAAAATAATAAAAACATTAACAAAATACGAATACTTAAAAACTCCCTGGAAGACTATAAAGATATACAACAAGAAATACGACAAAAAAATAAACAAACATCAGAAAAAACTAAGTTATCTGAAAAATCAAAAAAACAAATACGAAAACAAATACAACAACAATCACAACAGATCCATGAATCAACATACCAGAAACTAAATCCTCTAATTTCAATAATAATAAATACAACAGATAACATTGAAAATCTACTAATGCATATTCAAAGTCAAACATATCAGAATATAGAACTTATAATATTAAATACAACAAATAATGATCTTGACTATGAATCAGACTATACAATAGTAGAATATACTGATGATACACTTATTAACATGCTAAATGAGGCAATATGTAGTGCTTGTGGTGAATACATATTATTTTTAGATAGTAATACTAGATTTGATCAGTACTTCCTTGAAAATCTTATAAATAACATATCAACACGTGAAAAAACAGCACTAAGTAGTGTATGTATAATAGATGATGAAACTTATCAAATTCATTCAAATGGAATAAGCTTTAAAAAAATAGATAATACAATAACACCAGTTTACACAAATAATAGAAAAGATATAAACTTCAAAAACCAGACTACTACTCAAATAATAGCTCCATCAAGTAAATGCTTCATAGCTCGTAAAGATATCTTATCTAAGTTTTTATTTAATGAAAAATATGATAATCTAGAAATTGCTACTGTTGATCTTGCATTACGATTATTTAAAGAAAACTTCACATGCTATAATATTGAATTTATAAAAATATTCATAAAAAATACAACAAACAAAATACAAGATAACTCATATTTTAATAATTTATGGAAAAATGAACTTCACAAATGGTTTTATCATGATAAGATATATGCTGATAAAATATTTTCAAAAACACCACTTACAATTGCATTTGTTGTAACACAAAGTGATAAAAACACAACAGCAGGTGATTTTTTCACAGCAAAAACTCTTGCAGATTCATTAGAAGAATTTGGATGGAATATAATATATCTTTCACAAAATCCATCAGATAATCAGAATAACTGGTATTTTGTAAGTGAGGATGTTGATGTTATAATATCTCTTCTTGATCGTTATGATATTTCAAAAATACAATCAGATAATAATTATCTTAAAATAGCATGGATTAGAAATTGGTTTGAAAGATGGACTCAAATGCCATATTTCAAAAATTATGATGTCATACTCACAAGTAGTATGAAATCATATGAATATATCAAACAAACTACAGGATGTAATGCAATATTTTATCCTCTTGCAACAGATCCACATATGTTTAATAAAAATATAAAACCAAAAGATGAATACGTATGTGATTATTGTTTTACAGGAAGTTTCTGGAATTATGAACGTGAAATTATAAACTGTCTTAATCCTGATAATTTAGATTATAAATTTAACCTGTATGGTTTAAACTGGCAATTAAATGATAAACTTAAGAAATATCATAAAGGTTTTATATCATATGATTTAATGCCTGATGTATATGCTTCAACAAGTATTGTTATAGATGATGCAAATCATGTAACAGTAAAATATGGATCTGTTAATAGTCGTGTATTTGATGCTATTGTAATGGGAAAACTCATAATAACAAATGGAACACTTGGAAATATGGAACTTTTTAATGGACTACTTCCAGAATATCATAATGAAGAACAACTGACAGATCAAATAAATTATTATATGAAAAATCCTCAAAAACGTGAAAAATTAGTTCAAAAACTTCAAAAAATAGTATTAGAAAATCATACATACCATTTACGTGCTGAGAGTTTATTTAAAATTATTAAGGATTATTATCTTTAG
- a CDS encoding glycosyltransferase family 2 protein, which yields MTAKITIIIPNYNNIKLLINLIESLKKATTIPYELIIVDDKSEDNSVEYLKKHYPEIKLLVNDINHGFAYTVNRGIKNAKTDYVYLLNNDTTVDPDFLVDPLKIMESDDEIFAISSKMLQLNNHDLIEDAGDEYTILSWSKKRGYNKPQSRYSQDGEVFSACAGAALYRCDVFDKIGFFDENFGSYVEDMDLSFRAHLYGYKIYYAAHSIVYHIGSASTGSQYNSFKVEISARNNIYLIYKNMPTWMIIINSLFIAVGIIIKYIFFYNKNLHNYYKDGVFKGIKTCRKLEKLEDRSIKNYFKVELDMIKNTFRYLS from the coding sequence ATGACAGCTAAAATAACTATAATAATACCGAACTATAATAATATAAAATTACTCATAAACCTTATAGAATCACTAAAAAAGGCAACTACCATACCATATGAACTTATTATTGTTGATGATAAATCAGAAGATAATAGTGTAGAATACTTAAAAAAACATTATCCTGAAATAAAACTACTTGTTAATGACATAAATCATGGTTTTGCATATACAGTAAATCGTGGAATAAAAAATGCAAAAACAGATTATGTGTATCTACTTAATAATGATACAACAGTAGATCCAGACTTTTTAGTTGATCCACTTAAAATAATGGAATCTGATGATGAGATATTTGCAATATCATCTAAGATGCTACAACTTAATAATCATGATCTAATAGAAGATGCAGGTGATGAATATACAATACTATCATGGAGTAAAAAAAGAGGATATAACAAACCACAAAGTAGATACTCACAGGATGGTGAAGTATTTAGTGCATGTGCAGGAGCAGCTCTTTATAGGTGTGATGTATTTGATAAAATAGGATTTTTTGATGAAAACTTTGGAAGCTATGTTGAAGATATGGATTTAAGTTTCAGAGCACATCTATATGGCTATAAAATATATTATGCAGCACATTCAATTGTATATCACATTGGAAGTGCATCAACAGGATCACAATATAACTCATTTAAAGTAGAAATATCAGCACGAAACAATATTTATCTTATATATAAAAATATGCCAACATGGATGATAATAATAAACAGTCTATTTATAGCAGTTGGAATAATTATAAAATACATATTTTTCTACAATAAAAACTTACATAACTACTATAAAGATGGAGTATTTAAGGGAATAAAAACATGTAGAAAACTAGAAAAACTCGAAGATAGGAGTATTAAAAATTATTTTAAAGTTGAATTAGACATGATAAAAAACACATTCAGATATCTATCATAA